The Desulfosporosinus acidiphilus SJ4 genome has a window encoding:
- a CDS encoding carbon-nitrogen hydrolase family protein, translating to MAKLKVAQLQTKVYAEKKQTIEMLSSYLETLSPENVDLITLPEMFACPYQTSNFPIYAEREGDGLWQTCSELAKQHRVYLSAGSMPEVDEAGKVFNTAYVFDREGKQIAKHRKAHLFDINIQDGQHFKESDTLASGNHVTVFDTEFCKMGICICYDFRFPEIARLMVTKGAKIILVPAAFNMTTGPAHWELMFRSRAVDNQAYTLGTAPARDSSSEYISWGHSIAVGPWGNVIGELEEGEGYMIHELDLDVVDQVRAQLPLLHHRRTDMYVLEEVRK from the coding sequence ATGGCGAAACTAAAAGTGGCACAACTGCAGACGAAAGTGTATGCAGAAAAAAAGCAAACTATCGAAATGCTGTCTTCATACCTGGAAACACTGAGTCCCGAAAATGTCGATCTCATTACCCTGCCCGAAATGTTTGCCTGTCCGTATCAAACCTCCAACTTTCCCATTTATGCTGAACGGGAGGGCGATGGGTTGTGGCAGACTTGTTCAGAACTCGCAAAGCAGCACCGGGTATATTTGTCTGCCGGTTCTATGCCCGAAGTGGACGAGGCGGGTAAAGTTTTCAATACTGCCTACGTCTTTGATCGTGAGGGAAAGCAAATTGCTAAGCATCGGAAAGCCCATCTCTTTGATATTAACATTCAAGACGGACAGCATTTTAAGGAGTCAGATACACTTGCTTCCGGCAATCACGTGACAGTATTTGATACTGAGTTTTGTAAAATGGGTATCTGCATTTGCTATGATTTCCGATTTCCTGAGATAGCCAGGCTGATGGTCACAAAAGGAGCTAAGATCATCCTCGTACCAGCTGCTTTCAATATGACCACCGGTCCTGCTCATTGGGAGCTCATGTTCCGTTCAAGGGCGGTGGATAATCAAGCGTATACCTTGGGTACAGCACCCGCCCGAGATTCGTCATCAGAATATATTTCCTGGGGACACAGCATTGCAGTGGGCCCCTGGGGCAATGTGATCGGAGAATTGGAGGAGGGAGAGGGGTATATGATCCATGAACTGGATTTAGATGTCGTGGATCAAGTTCGAGCCCAGCTGCCCCTTTTGCACCATCGGAGAACAGATATGTATGTGTTGGAGGAAGTTAGGAAATAA
- a CDS encoding MFS transporter, producing the protein MIGAFMSMFDSGVVNVGLPVMAKQFGVTMNSVQWVTSIYLLIMSALLPILGTIADHFGRRKIYNLGFFVISIFTLFCGFSMNLPMLIIMRSLQAVGGAMVMANGMAIVTENYPPTERGKNIGVLAMTMAIGSIAGPPLGGLAIGLWGWQTVFFLTFVVSISGFAASYFSIPRDKKTENKHFEFDALGSVLLVIAIITFIYGFSNLNTMGLRNPLIYGSVLAFLITSISFILYERKVSYPVIDLNLFNNWIFTSSVISSLISFITMYSPTVLIPFYYQRVLGFSTEKSGLYMMAFPIAMAVISPFSGALSDKIGATILTASGLLINGVALILLANSTLHTPVYLILVYLALMGLSLGLFQSPNNSCIMGNVPKTKLGAANGITQLVKNLGMVIGIAFSVSLFSVFFGKTANNYGANFLESTQKVYYIAAVLSFIGALISGIRNKNQKEE; encoded by the coding sequence ATGATCGGTGCTTTTATGTCTATGTTTGACAGTGGTGTTGTTAATGTAGGATTGCCTGTCATGGCCAAGCAGTTCGGGGTAACTATGAATTCAGTGCAATGGGTTACTTCAATTTATCTTCTTATCATGTCTGCACTATTACCCATATTAGGGACGATAGCTGATCATTTTGGTAGAAGAAAGATTTATAATCTGGGTTTTTTTGTAATTTCTATATTTACGTTGTTTTGTGGGTTTTCAATGAATCTGCCAATGCTGATAATCATGAGGTCTTTGCAAGCTGTAGGTGGAGCAATGGTTATGGCTAACGGTATGGCTATTGTTACTGAAAATTATCCCCCAACCGAACGAGGCAAGAACATTGGAGTTTTAGCCATGACAATGGCTATTGGCAGTATTGCAGGGCCTCCGTTGGGAGGACTAGCTATCGGGTTGTGGGGATGGCAGACGGTATTCTTTCTTACCTTTGTTGTATCAATTTCGGGTTTTGCAGCATCTTACTTTTCGATACCACGGGATAAAAAGACCGAGAATAAGCATTTTGAATTTGACGCTTTAGGCTCAGTATTACTAGTAATTGCAATTATTACATTCATATACGGCTTTTCAAATCTTAATACCATGGGATTGAGAAATCCGTTGATCTATGGAAGCGTTTTGGCATTTTTGATTACTAGCATATCCTTCATATTATATGAAAGAAAAGTATCGTATCCAGTGATAGATTTGAACTTATTTAACAATTGGATCTTTACATCCTCAGTCATATCATCGTTAATCTCATTCATAACTATGTATTCTCCAACGGTACTGATACCTTTTTACTATCAAAGAGTTTTGGGGTTCAGTACTGAAAAATCCGGCCTGTATATGATGGCTTTTCCCATCGCTATGGCTGTCATATCACCCTTTAGTGGAGCGCTTTCTGATAAAATCGGAGCAACAATTTTGACAGCGTCAGGGCTTTTAATAAATGGTGTTGCTTTGATTTTATTGGCGAATTCCACGTTGCACACGCCGGTATACTTGATCCTTGTATATTTAGCTTTGATGGGCCTCTCTCTGGGACTGTTCCAATCACCAAACAATAGCTGTATTATGGGGAACGTACCCAAAACCAAACTTGGAGCAGCTAATGGCATTACACAGCTTGTAAAAAATCTTGGAATGGTTATAGGTATAGCGTTTTCGGTTTCTTTATTTTCAGTTTTTTTCGGTAAAACGGCGAATAATTATGGCGCTAATTTTTTAGAAAGCACCCAGAAGGTTTATTATATAGCGGCAGTACTGAGCTTTATAGGTGCTCTTATTTCAGGCATTAGAAACAAAAATCAAAAGGAGGAATAA
- a CDS encoding putative zinc-binding protein, producing the protein MDENNNLVSTETTEEQNTNGVKKEKENWYLPYMDKKTKGIEVEERKSPVAVFYCAGASNVGQSTMLSSVKAANEVGYDKAALLCLASISAGLANITNGAKNAKGIVAVDGCPMSCAKKTLEKAGFTPEEHLIVSKDLGISKNFDLNSSTDLGKIKDAVVEKINNIYNK; encoded by the coding sequence ATGGACGAAAACAATAATTTGGTAAGCACGGAAACAACCGAGGAGCAAAATACAAATGGGGTAAAAAAGGAAAAAGAAAATTGGTATCTTCCCTACATGGATAAGAAGACAAAGGGTATTGAAGTCGAGGAAAGAAAAAGTCCGGTTGCTGTATTCTACTGCGCAGGTGCCTCTAATGTAGGCCAATCCACGATGCTTTCTTCAGTGAAGGCTGCAAATGAGGTTGGCTACGATAAGGCAGCTCTTCTCTGTCTAGCAAGTATTTCCGCCGGTCTCGCCAATATTACCAACGGCGCTAAAAATGCTAAAGGAATTGTTGCCGTCGATGGATGCCCAATGAGTTGTGCTAAGAAAACTCTTGAGAAGGCTGGTTTTACCCCGGAGGAACATCTAATCGTTTCTAAGGACTTAGGTATTTCAAAGAACTTTGACCTAAATTCATCAACGGACTTAGGAAAAATTAAAGATGCTGTAGTAGAAAAGATTAATAATATATATAATAAATAA
- a CDS encoding ArsR/SmtB family transcription factor gives MKIEGVFITIQLEKIAEFYKALGDETRLMIVDMLSEQEMCVCEIIERLGLSQPAVSHHLKILKHAGILRDTKEGKWIYYSLNMGVFSLVFPGEEGSLLASYAQSLESKLNQSMPSRIRKDPDLCERLTKKK, from the coding sequence ATGAAAATAGAGGGTGTTTTTATTACAATTCAACTAGAAAAGATTGCTGAGTTTTATAAGGCTTTAGGTGATGAAACTAGGTTAATGATCGTTGATATGCTTTCTGAACAGGAAATGTGCGTCTGTGAAATCATAGAGCGACTTGGTCTTTCCCAACCTGCCGTGTCTCATCATTTAAAGATTCTTAAACACGCTGGGATTTTACGCGATACAAAGGAAGGTAAATGGATTTATTATTCTCTTAATATGGGTGTCTTTAGTTTAGTATTTCCGGGAGAAGAAGGAAGTTTGTTAGCAAGTTATGCCCAATCTCTCGAATCTAAACTCAATCAATCTATGCCATCACGAATCAGGAAGGACCCGGATTTATGTGAGCGATTAACTAAAAAGAAGTAA